One Citrus sinensis cultivar Valencia sweet orange chromosome 5, DVS_A1.0, whole genome shotgun sequence genomic window, taatgttgtacAATATTTGTTGCTATATTgtaatgtattaattttttgtgattaatttgaattatatatttaaaaatgatatttattagtacgtaaaaaaatactaaatatagaagtcttaaattttacaaattaaaaaattttttggtataaatgttaaaaaaatatcataattactCATAAAATCAAAGTTTATAGCCTTAATTTTTGGAATcacaacatttatttttagtattttctaaatttataacatATGAAATGAAGATcgaagtaaataatttaatcaaataatctctaaataatataacaacaTAAGTATATAGTAAAAACCTATAAGATTAGTTCAAAAATCATCTTAGAATGATAGAATAAAAACTTATACATACAACACGAtaatcacaaaataataaagtgatacaattattgtaacataTTTACTAACAAAATGAATTGTGCAAAATAATCTAAGTAAGAGTTCTATAgtatatcattattaattttaaattaatatcattcaaatttattcatatatgaatatttcttattagttatatcaaattatttaaaatagttattgtaatataattaaattatataatatttttatatattatttaagtacttattattagttatattaaattgttgaataataatcaaattttatacattaattactataagataattaaataatgggAAAAGGACATAGAGACCCCCAAGGTTTGAATAAATGACACAAAACCTcctaatgttttaaaaaagacaCTCAGACCCCCATTtgttaacaataaattataattttaaagtacaattaccattatacccttatagcatattaaaaaataattgttcattGTCCAATTTAttcctatattattaataaaattacgaatataacttcattatccaattttttcatttaatttttgtcaaaatttttcttcaaactaaataaatttaatccattgctcaaaaataaaaataaattaaattgattattaatataataaaaataacaattctcCATATGTCATTTcttataatttcttatatataaattaaattgataatttcttaaaaataacaattcctatatataaattaaaattattttaatttaataaatgttatttttatattaaatatatgttatttttattatattaaataacagtcctgtataataatatttaaaaaaaaatttctactttCCCTGACAAGTAAGGAGAGCTTTAAtattctaagaaaaaaaataaaagaacttttagCTTGTGCCTTTGAGGCTTTGACATTGGTGAACGCGATCCCAATTTGCCACCAGACTTTATCGAATAGAAAACTCATTAGCCTGATAGTTGATAAGGAGGAGCTTCATTGCTCAAATTCAGCTCATacacataataattaattccaacaaacaacaaataagaaatagAAATCCCACCTTTCAAATTCACCAAAcaagccattttttttttttcatttttatctaaCCTTAACAAAATGCCAAATAAACCCAATAAACAACCAAATTCCCACCTTCCAATTTTGATCAACTAACTGAAAAGCCAAAGCCATCCAAAACACACACAGATAGATTGATCAACAACAACTTCTCACAACTCACCTCTCATTTATTTTCCTCTCAAACTCACCCCATCACCACCACAGCCTCCGCCCAAGAAAAATGACTTCTTTATCCTTCCTCCCCACTCTCCATCTCTCCACCTCCGCTCACTTCCTCCCACGCGCCCCCAAATCCCTCAGACCACGCGCCATTTCCATCAAAGCCCAGGCCGTCCCGGCCCTCACCCAAGACGACTTGAAGAAGCTCGCCGCCGACAAGGCCGTTGACTACGTCAAATCCGGCATGGCCCTCGGCCTCGGTACCGGCTCCACCGCCGCCTTCGTCGTCGACAAGATCGGCCAACTCTTGAAAACCGGCGAGTTAAGGGACATCGTCGGAATCCCAACTTCAAAACGCACGGAAGAGCAAGCCAAGTCGCTTAACATTCCCTTAACCACACTTGACGATCACCCATCACTGGATTTGGCCATTGACGGCGCCGATGAGGTTGACCCAGAATTGAACCTCGTTAAAGGCCGAGGCGGGGCGCTTTTGAGAGAGAAGATGGTGGAAGCTGCGTCGAAAAGCTTCGTTGTTGTGGCTGATGAGAGTAAATTAGTGAGCGGACTCGGTGGGAGTAAGCTTGCGATGCCAGTTGAAGTGGTTCAGTTTTGCTGGAAATACAATTTGGTTAGGCTTCAAGACTTGTTCAGGGAACTGGGTTGTGAGGCCAAGCTTAGAGAAGGGGAAAACGGGAAGCCTTATATCACTGATAATTTTAACTACATTATCGATTTGTATTTCGAGACGCCCATTAAAGACGGGGTTTCAGCTGGGACGGAGATTGGGAAGCTCGAAGGAGTTGTGGAACACGGGTTGTTTTTGGATATGGCGACTGCTGTGATCATAGCTGGGAAGACTGGTGTTGAAGTTAAGAGCAAGTGATGATGGCGGTgaggatttaaaaaatttggttttttataatttgtccttcttcttgttgttcattactctgatatttttttttggacttaattttagtttaaatgTTAGATTTGGCAATGCGGGTTCTCAGTAGAAATTTTGTATCTTGAATTGGGCAGATGTggaataaaacataaataaattgttcCGTTGCTCGAAATGGTTGCAACCATGTGTTTTTCTGGGGTTCATGCTTTCATTTGATAGTTCTAGTTTTTGATTAGTTGACAAAGGCTTAAACGGAGTGATTATAAAAAGGGTTATGTTAATCTAAAAAAGTAAAGAGGGAAATTAGATATAATTTGATATGTAATTGGCTTATAGCTTCTGTTTGATACTTCACTTTCAAAATTGCATTGCCTTTTGTTAATTTCAGCAGAAATAAGGCTTCTAGCTTCATTTTGGATCATTTGCCTGTACTAGTATCAAATTGCTTCAGACTAGTtatatggagttttattaaattattctttcctGTTGAAAGTTACCTCACTCTTGATTTCTTTTGATGCAGTTAGTTTAATTTATgaacagaaagaaaaagaaaactcaacCAATGATAAATCAATCATTAAAACAATCATATATACCCAAAACATTTATTCTGTAGGATTCTGTATACAATGATCATCCTCCATCCAGGCCCAGCTTATTGATACAAACTAAACTTCTACACATGAATCGGGGAGAAGAATTAAACAACAATGCATCAAATGAAGATATATCTAAGTATGATAGTTTCTTAATAATGAAACTAAGGTCTGGTGAGCCTAGATCTCAATTCCTGGCTTTGTGTCTTATTTCCATATAGCAATCACCATGGACATAATCAGTATGCTCATCCAATGGAACTTTCCTGGCTGAAATGAGATAGCTGAaagaaataaagcaaaaagaaaagcattaGAAATTGACCATTAGGTGTGCCTTGGCTATGGATAAGGTCGAACAAGATTTGACagaaatattaacaaaaacaaatagtGAGAAACAGTATTGGTCTTTTTGTGCAACTCATCTCACCCTGATTCTCATCATCTCTCGAAATTGTCTCATTATTACTTGAAGTTTTTTGTGAATCTGAAGATCTAATTCCAAGTTTTTCACAGTCAGCTCCCAGGGTACcttgaaattaaaatccatTCCTTAAGTTAGTTTTTCAAAGTAGTTATTGCGTAATTATAACAATTGTTATGAAAAGATGTCTGTTTGTGTCTTACAATTGCTGAAGCACGGAAAGTAAGATGTGTTGAGAAGATTATTGAACCCAGGTTTGCATTCGCATGTGTGTTTATAATTTGATGTGTTTCTGCATGTTCCTTCTCCACAGTAGATCCAAGAGCAAGCTATATGAATACAAATcaacacaaataaaatcaGAAACATGAAAACCAACAAAGAAAAGTGagaatgataatgataatagaGGTTTGTTTATGGGGATTACGTTCAAAGACAGAGATATTGTGAGGAACTTTATCAGGATCCGGTGGTGGAGCTGTGTGGCAGCTATCATAGTGAAGAGTACctggacaaaataaaaagaaacaaaccaACGTTGCCTCGTTGCTAAAACTAAAAGCTTTCATCTCTGTAATAGGCCCGTAAGCTTTTCGTTCTGTTAAAATCAGACTATAAAACTTCCAAGGggtaatttattaaagaagaACATCATGTGAACtggtttaatttttgtttacgACATTGTTTACAGTTAATAATGGTGGCAGGGATGATTTGATGTTTGACAAAGATATTGCCTTTCATATAGGTTCTCTATTTGCGAGCGAGCACTTGCATATGTgtcataaataacattttgcttggtgttttcttttttttcttccttcttatgtttattctcaaaataatctttttgttAATGTTCATCACCCCATGCTTGCCTTCTACCCTTTTGCCATGGGAAAATCACTTCCTATATATAGAAAAGGAATCCAAAAATTTAGTACAATAATCACAAGAAAGAGCTTACAGTCTGGAATTATGCAGGGGAGGAACGAGTGATCATTGTCTTCATCATTGTCCTTTGTTTTCTTCCA contains:
- the LOC102631128 gene encoding uncharacterized protein LOC102631128; the protein is MAAFKPMAFLALLVVLLPTTALGDLDDLAPALSPFFDKMCEKVNCGKGKCRADMTRPFNFRCECEPGWKKTKDNDEDNDHSFLPCIIPDCTLHYDSCHTAPPPDPDKVPHNISVFEPCSWIYCGEGTCRNTSNYKHTCECKPGFNNLLNTSYFPCFSNCTLGADCEKLGIRSSDSQKTSSNNETISRDDENQAISFQPGKFHWMSILIMSMVIAIWK
- the LOC102630826 gene encoding probable ribose-5-phosphate isomerase 3, chloroplastic encodes the protein MTSLSFLPTLHLSTSAHFLPRAPKSLRPRAISIKAQAVPALTQDDLKKLAADKAVDYVKSGMALGLGTGSTAAFVVDKIGQLLKTGELRDIVGIPTSKRTEEQAKSLNIPLTTLDDHPSLDLAIDGADEVDPELNLVKGRGGALLREKMVEAASKSFVVVADESKLVSGLGGSKLAMPVEVVQFCWKYNLVRLQDLFRELGCEAKLREGENGKPYITDNFNYIIDLYFETPIKDGVSAGTEIGKLEGVVEHGLFLDMATAVIIAGKTGVEVKSK